Proteins encoded together in one Campylobacter peloridis LMG 23910 window:
- the murA gene encoding UDP-N-acetylglucosamine 1-carboxyvinyltransferase — MTYLEIDGVTNLSGEVIISGAKNAALPLIASSILAKNEVQISNLPNVADICTLLSLLENLGASYTFKDNFAKINTNNLKKTIAKYDIVRKMRASILTLGPLLARFGNCEVSLPGGCAIGQRPIDLHLLALEKMGASIEIKQGYVVASKKLKGADVMFDKITVTGSENIIMAAALAHGKTRLLNVAKEPEVVQLCEVLAKAGLDIKGIGSSELEIYGTSGELLEFKPFEIIPDRIEAGTYLCAGAITNSKITLKKVNATHLSAVLAKLEQMGFSFDIDENSISINPAKEIKPVEILTSEYPGFPTDMQAQFMALALKANGTSIIDERLFENRFMHVSELLRMGADIRLNGHIATINGTKELFGADVMATDLRASSALILAALAAKGTSKIHRIYHLDRGYENLEEKFKKLGASIRRLEE; from the coding sequence GCAGCACTTCCTTTGATAGCTTCAAGTATTTTAGCTAAGAATGAAGTGCAAATTTCAAATTTGCCCAATGTAGCAGATATTTGCACCCTACTTTCTTTGCTTGAAAATTTAGGTGCAAGTTATACTTTTAAAGATAATTTTGCAAAAATAAATACAAATAACTTAAAAAAAACCATAGCAAAATACGACATCGTGCGTAAAATGCGTGCTTCTATACTTACTTTAGGGCCTTTGCTAGCTAGATTTGGAAATTGTGAGGTTTCTTTACCAGGAGGTTGTGCTATAGGACAACGCCCTATTGATTTACACCTTTTGGCTTTAGAAAAAATGGGAGCTAGTATTGAAATAAAACAAGGTTATGTTGTAGCTAGCAAAAAGCTTAAGGGTGCTGATGTGATGTTTGATAAAATCACTGTTACAGGTAGTGAAAATATCATCATGGCAGCAGCCCTAGCTCATGGAAAAACTAGGCTTTTAAATGTTGCTAAAGAGCCTGAAGTGGTGCAACTTTGTGAGGTTTTAGCTAAAGCAGGACTTGATATAAAAGGCATAGGATCTTCTGAGCTTGAAATTTATGGCACAAGTGGGGAGCTTTTAGAATTTAAACCTTTTGAAATCATTCCTGATCGTATTGAAGCAGGAACTTATTTGTGTGCAGGAGCTATCACTAACTCAAAAATCACTCTAAAAAAAGTCAATGCCACTCATCTTAGTGCAGTTTTAGCAAAGCTAGAGCAAATGGGATTTAGCTTTGATATTGATGAAAATAGCATTAGTATTAATCCTGCTAAAGAGATTAAACCCGTTGAAATTTTAACTAGTGAATATCCAGGTTTTCCAACGGATATGCAAGCACAATTTATGGCTTTGGCTTTAAAAGCAAATGGAACAAGCATTATTGATGAAAGATTGTTTGAAAATCGCTTTATGCATGTGAGTGAGCTTTTGAGAATGGGAGCTGATATAAGATTAAATGGGCATATTGCTACTATAAATGGCACTAAAGAGCTTTTTGGAGCTGATGTTATGGCTACTGATTTGCGTGCATCTTCAGCTTTGATTTTGGCGGCTTTAGCAGCCAAAGGAACTAGCAAAATTCATAGAATTTATCATCTTGATAGAGGTTATGAAAATTTAGAAGAAAAATTTAAAAAGCTAGGAGCTAGTATAAGAAGGCTTGAAGAATGA
- a CDS encoding molybdopterin molybdotransferase MoeA, producing the protein MRDIFATLEFLKTQIKARNEFQKVNLTQALGCILYEDVFVKKDLPAFNNSALDGYALNYTHKNKLLEIKGSILAGDKNDYIIEKNECYKIMTGAKIPQNANTILMFEEALLEDEKLNAKNAKENNAIRFKGEEVKLGELLFKKGEKITSGMIAMLAAQGIYELNVVKKLRVGIFSSGDELVEPWENADEYSIYNANAFGIYAILQDCAKVEYLGLLKDDLSVYKKLLDNQEFDMLISSGGASVGEADFAMQALIECGFNPIFEKVNAKLCKHVKLFSKNDMLFLALPGNPLASLISTHIFAKNILNLLYGVDLLEFNKAKLTNELKFKGQRNDFVFGELIDGYFKPSEVKFGSGMIKPLCENTHICITKIDDTKLAKDQEVKVLKI; encoded by the coding sequence ATGAGAGATATTTTTGCTACTTTAGAATTTTTAAAAACACAAATTAAAGCAAGAAATGAATTTCAAAAAGTAAATTTAACACAGGCTTTGGGGTGTATTTTATATGAGGATGTATTTGTTAAAAAAGATTTACCCGCATTTAACAATTCTGCTTTAGATGGCTATGCATTAAATTATACACATAAAAATAAATTACTAGAGATAAAAGGAAGTATTTTAGCAGGTGATAAAAATGATTATATTATAGAAAAAAATGAGTGCTATAAAATCATGACAGGAGCTAAAATTCCTCAAAATGCCAATACCATTTTAATGTTTGAAGAAGCTTTGCTTGAAGATGAAAAGCTCAATGCCAAAAATGCTAAAGAAAACAATGCCATCCGCTTTAAAGGTGAGGAAGTAAAGCTTGGGGAGCTTTTATTTAAAAAGGGAGAAAAAATCACCTCAGGTATGATAGCCATGCTTGCTGCTCAAGGAATTTATGAGTTAAATGTTGTTAAAAAATTGCGTGTTGGAATTTTTTCAAGTGGAGATGAGCTTGTAGAACCTTGGGAAAATGCAGATGAATATAGTATATATAATGCTAATGCATTTGGAATTTATGCTATTTTACAAGATTGTGCTAAAGTAGAGTATTTAGGACTTTTAAAAGATGATTTAAGCGTTTATAAAAAGCTTTTAGATAACCAAGAATTTGATATGCTTATAAGTAGTGGTGGGGCTAGCGTTGGTGAGGCTGATTTTGCAATGCAAGCTTTAATAGAATGCGGTTTTAATCCTATTTTTGAAAAAGTCAATGCTAAACTTTGTAAGCATGTAAAACTTTTTAGTAAAAATGATATGCTTTTTTTAGCCTTACCGGGAAACCCTTTAGCTTCTTTAATTTCAACACATATTTTTGCAAAAAATATACTTAATTTACTCTATGGTGTAGATCTTTTAGAATTTAATAAAGCAAAATTAACAAATGAATTAAAATTTAAAGGCCAAAGAAATGATTTTGTCTTTGGGGAATTGATTGATGGATATTTTAAACCAAGTGAAGTTAAATTTGGCTCGGGTATGATAAAACCTTTATGTGAAAATACACATATTTGTATCACCAAAATTGATGATACAAAACTAGCAAAAGATCAAGAAGTTAAAGTTTTAAAAATTTAA
- a CDS encoding invasion antigen C: protein MQVNEKNSPLALNNITKIKEKNTSSDEFQATLNALKNKEEKEYKKESDNAFSNTDLNIGEISKDFSIYAWEKLRQSKYQKNEENILNNLFKTLDKARS from the coding sequence ATGCAAGTAAATGAAAAAAATAGCCCACTAGCTTTAAACAATATAACAAAAATTAAAGAAAAAAACACCTCTTCAGATGAGTTTCAAGCTACCTTAAATGCTTTAAAAAATAAAGAAGAAAAAGAATATAAAAAAGAAAGCGATAATGCTTTTAGCAACACAGATTTAAACATAGGAGAAATTTCAAAAGATTTTAGTATATATGCTTGGGAGAAATTACGCCAAAGCAAATACCAAAAAAATGAAGAAAATATTTTAAATAATCTTTTTAAAACTCTAGATAAAGCAAGAAGTTAA
- a CDS encoding Cj0814 family flagellar-dependent secreted protein has product MSIFSINDNSSYGSIISQTKANKENKTSSKTNFANTFVKQNASKLIEIQSNNTQTLALNEAILNQNSIKSDSPNYHISSDFKNSIYALKYRQANNPASMAYGYSVDSSGYMGSDFNKAAGLPEDFKIHKSTLDELYRYNEENYFSTSSKTSLSVTGGYYTNIDMADTIRQYYSKFDQIVNHSFENSNKTSFSIEDLNSLPKGYSIYDTNNNFASLENLNKQIITNFYDTQEQYNTIDSIGMQNSINTGLKKLDFSPESMETQILDSDIAKDTFNPDMSVYPKNEDGSYTKEALFMSFLKSSGGTILEGGNTKVNPKIQAFKEAMAKESFDGSLASLNDIMTGKVDFAQILKAHAQDGWLDSKIYAKENNIAWQNSSIGYGGAWFDNQFNQAKASGYSPSNESINSYVNSVMDKLNNILNQTRV; this is encoded by the coding sequence ATGAGTATATTTAGTATAAATGATAATTCCTCTTATGGTTCTATCATTTCACAAACAAAAGCAAATAAAGAAAATAAAACAAGTTCAAAAACAAATTTTGCAAATACTTTTGTTAAACAAAATGCTAGTAAATTAATTGAAATTCAAAGTAATAATACTCAAACATTAGCACTCAATGAAGCAATATTAAATCAAAATAGTATTAAAAGCGATTCTCCTAATTATCATATATCAAGCGATTTTAAAAATTCTATTTATGCTTTAAAATATAGACAAGCTAATAATCCTGCTTCTATGGCTTATGGTTATAGTGTTGATTCTAGTGGCTATATGGGTAGTGATTTTAACAAAGCAGCGGGATTACCTGAAGATTTTAAGATACATAAATCTACTTTAGATGAGTTGTATAGATACAATGAGGAAAATTATTTTAGCACATCAAGTAAAACTTCCTTGAGTGTAACTGGTGGTTATTATACAAACATAGATATGGCTGATACTATAAGACAATATTATTCTAAATTTGATCAAATCGTAAATCATAGTTTTGAAAATTCTAATAAAACTAGTTTTAGTATAGAAGATTTAAATTCTTTACCAAAAGGTTATAGTATTTATGACACAAATAACAATTTTGCTTCTTTAGAAAATTTAAATAAACAAATTATAACAAATTTTTATGATACACAAGAGCAATACAATACTATAGATAGCATAGGAATGCAAAATTCTATCAATACAGGATTGAAAAAATTAGATTTTTCCCCTGAAAGTATGGAAACTCAAATTTTAGATAGCGATATAGCAAAAGATACTTTTAATCCTGATATGTCTGTTTATCCAAAAAATGAAGATGGAAGCTATACTAAAGAAGCTTTATTTATGAGTTTTTTAAAATCTAGCGGTGGAACAATTTTAGAAGGTGGAAATACCAAAGTCAATCCTAAAATTCAAGCATTTAAAGAAGCTATGGCAAAAGAAAGTTTTGATGGTTCTTTAGCCTCTTTAAATGATATTATGACAGGTAAAGTCGATTTTGCACAAATTTTAAAAGCACACGCTCAAGATGGTTGGCTTGATTCTAAAATTTATGCCAAAGAAAATAATATTGCTTGGCAAAATTCAAGCATAGGTTATGGTGGGGCTTGGTTTGATAATCAATTTAATCAAGCTAAAGCTAGTGGCTACTCTCCTAGCAATGAAAGTATAAATTCTTATGTAAATTCTGTAATGGATAAATTAAATAATATTTTAAATCAAACTAGGGTGTAA
- the flgA gene encoding flagellar basal body P-ring formation chaperone FlgA yields MKNIILFLFFYTLSFASNFDEVKLALIKEFKTNYPQLEIISLDLNTQSNLPADFNQYIFLKLGNHNFDRADGFVKAEFKTPEQFKKNIFFKYFLKAKLEVLQTTRPISRNENLSPASFKILKIPFDKAPQGVLKKDEIANLIAKSNIRENMILKYNMFKTKTLIQRNDSVYGIIKDGDLSMIIELKALQSGNLNQRIRLKNKDGKVVHGKVISKNYVELK; encoded by the coding sequence GTGAAAAATATCATATTGTTTTTATTTTTCTATACTTTAAGTTTTGCTTCAAATTTTGATGAAGTAAAATTAGCTTTAATTAAAGAATTTAAGACAAATTATCCGCAGTTAGAAATCATTTCTTTAGATCTTAACACTCAATCAAACTTACCTGCTGATTTTAATCAATACATTTTTTTAAAACTAGGTAATCATAATTTTGATAGAGCTGATGGCTTTGTAAAGGCTGAATTTAAAACTCCAGAGCAATTTAAAAAAAATATATTTTTTAAGTATTTTTTAAAGGCAAAATTAGAAGTTTTACAAACCACACGCCCTATTTCGCGTAATGAAAATTTAAGTCCTGCTAGTTTTAAAATTTTAAAAATTCCTTTTGATAAAGCTCCGCAAGGTGTATTAAAAAAAGATGAAATTGCAAATTTAATCGCCAAAAGCAATATAAGAGAAAATATGATTTTAAAATACAATATGTTTAAAACTAAAACTCTTATACAAAGAAATGATTCTGTTTATGGGATTATAAAAGATGGGGATTTAAGCATGATAATAGAATTAAAAGCTTTGCAAAGTGGGAATTTAAATCAAAGAATTCGCCTTAAAAATAAAGATGGAAAAGTCGTTCATGGTAAAGTTATTAGCAAAAATTATGTGGAGCTAAAATGA
- a CDS encoding UbiX family flavin prenyltransferase: MRKILVGISGASSCELGFLLLKHLKEKGQIYAIVSKNAKISFTKENSLLENIDFLQYIKDKFELEHVNFLDNEDISQSVASGSFGIETTFIIPCSINTLAKIACGINDTLLTRAAGVALKERKKLILGVREMPYSTLNLEQMAKLSSYGVIIAPPVMASYAKIQNLDNLKEFIIGKWLDLANIEHNLYQRWQ; this comes from the coding sequence ATGAGAAAAATTTTAGTTGGTATTAGTGGGGCTAGTTCTTGTGAACTTGGTTTTTTATTGTTAAAACATTTAAAAGAAAAAGGGCAAATTTATGCCATTGTGAGCAAAAATGCAAAAATAAGCTTTACAAAAGAAAATTCTCTTTTAGAAAATATAGACTTTTTGCAATACATAAAAGATAAATTTGAACTTGAACATGTAAATTTTTTAGATAATGAAGACATTAGCCAAAGCGTTGCAAGCGGGTCTTTTGGCATAGAAACGACTTTTATCATACCTTGTTCGATTAATACTTTAGCAAAAATTGCTTGTGGTATAAATGATACTTTACTCACAAGAGCTGCAGGAGTGGCTTTAAAAGAGCGTAAAAAACTCATACTTGGAGTAAGAGAAATGCCCTATTCTACTTTAAATTTAGAGCAAATGGCTAAACTTTCTAGCTATGGAGTTATCATCGCTCCTCCTGTAATGGCTAGTTATGCAAAAATTCAAAATTTAGACAATTTAAAGGAATTTATTATAGGAAAATGGCTTGATCTAGCAAATATTGAGCATAATTTATACCAAAGGTGGCAATGA
- the coaD gene encoding pantetheine-phosphate adenylyltransferase produces the protein MASCIYPGTFDPITNGHLDVIIRASKMFEEVVVAIAKSDNKNPMFSLKQREKMAKIAIKDLKNVKIITFDNLLVDLAKNLQINIIIRGLRAVSDFEYELQLGYANHMLWEDFETIYLMPNLKNSFISSSIVRSICLHNGDVSKLVPKEIIPLLKEKDCI, from the coding sequence ATGGCTAGTTGTATATACCCAGGAACATTTGATCCTATCACTAATGGGCATTTAGATGTAATCATTCGGGCTAGTAAGATGTTTGAAGAGGTTGTGGTTGCTATAGCTAAAAGTGATAATAAAAATCCCATGTTTAGCTTAAAACAAAGAGAAAAAATGGCAAAAATTGCAATAAAAGATTTAAAAAATGTTAAAATTATCACTTTTGATAACTTGCTAGTTGATCTTGCTAAAAATTTGCAAATAAATATCATCATAAGGGGTTTAAGAGCAGTGAGTGATTTTGAGTATGAATTACAACTTGGTTATGCAAATCACATGCTTTGGGAAGATTTTGAAACAATTTATCTTATGCCAAATTTAAAAAATTCTTTTATTTCAAGCTCCATAGTCAGATCAATTTGTTTGCATAATGGCGATGTAAGTAAGCTTGTGCCAAAAGAAATCATACCTTTGTTAAAGGAGAAAGATTGTATATAG
- the tmk gene encoding dTMP kinase: MYIAFEGVDCVGKSTQIMLLQKYFSEAVFTKEPGGSELGINLRKILLESKIQFSKKAELLLFLADRANLIDMHLAQNKNKLIISDRSFISNMAYAKLDFDENILFELNSFATGGFFPQKVVFLYGSKELIAQRLSKKDLDSIEKRGIEYFLNIQNALEETLEFLKTKIDIKILKLDASLSIENLHEKIKEFIDD, from the coding sequence TTGTATATAGCTTTTGAAGGGGTTGATTGTGTGGGTAAAAGCACGCAAATTATGTTATTACAAAAGTATTTTAGTGAGGCTGTTTTCACTAAAGAACCTGGTGGAAGCGAATTAGGTATAAATTTAAGAAAAATTCTATTAGAAAGTAAAATACAATTTTCTAAAAAGGCTGAGCTTTTGCTTTTTTTAGCAGACAGAGCGAATTTAATTGATATGCATTTGGCACAAAATAAAAATAAACTCATTATTTCAGATCGCAGTTTTATCTCTAATATGGCTTATGCAAAACTTGATTTTGATGAGAATATTTTATTTGAGTTAAATTCTTTTGCCACAGGTGGTTTTTTTCCGCAAAAGGTAGTTTTTTTATATGGTTCTAAAGAGCTTATCGCACAAAGGCTTTCTAAAAAAGATTTAGATAGTATTGAAAAAAGAGGGATTGAATATTTTTTAAATATACAAAATGCTCTAGAGGAAACTTTAGAGTTTTTAAAAACTAAGATAGATATAAAAATTTTAAAATTAGACGCGTCTTTGAGTATTGAAAATTTACATGAAAAAATTAAGGAATTTATAGATGATTAA
- the hisS gene encoding histidine--tRNA ligase codes for MINALKGMKDLQDDQAMLYEKVVKTCEEVAKNYGFSFINCPHLELTKLFKRSVGESSDIVGKEMYEFIDKAGNEVCLRPEGTAGVVRSYIEAKMDKAQSVKRWFYHGSMFRYERPQKGRLREFHQFGVESFGIASVYEDASIILMLNEIFKRLEIHTSLKINSLGCKECMGVYKEKLIAFLNSKEGFCEDCLRRKDLNPIRVLDCKNDHCQSLIENAPKLSENLCPCCKKDYEKLQKLLKENDVEFECDEKLVRGLDYYSKSAFEFVSDEIGAKAAVAGGGRYDRLIEYLDGKSGYGVGFAMGIERIMAILEQKQSIKAREGIYLCAMDEAYIDTIFKLANTLRKKHKVYLSYEAKKLAKHLNQADNANAKIFLCIGEDEMQKEEIFYKNLENKDTKNIKLANLENEL; via the coding sequence ATGATTAATGCTTTAAAAGGAATGAAAGATTTACAAGATGATCAAGCAATGCTTTATGAAAAAGTAGTAAAAACTTGTGAAGAAGTAGCTAAAAACTATGGATTTAGTTTTATTAATTGTCCGCATTTAGAACTTACTAAGCTTTTCAAAAGAAGTGTTGGAGAAAGCTCTGATATAGTTGGTAAGGAAATGTATGAATTTATTGATAAAGCAGGCAATGAAGTATGTTTGAGGCCTGAAGGGACAGCTGGGGTGGTAAGATCATACATAGAAGCTAAAATGGACAAGGCTCAAAGTGTTAAAAGGTGGTTTTATCATGGCTCTATGTTTCGCTATGAAAGGCCACAAAAAGGAAGATTGCGTGAATTTCATCAATTTGGCGTAGAAAGCTTTGGTATAGCAAGTGTGTATGAGGATGCGAGTATTATTTTAATGCTAAATGAAATTTTTAAACGCTTAGAAATTCATACAAGTTTGAAGATCAATTCTTTAGGCTGTAAAGAATGTATGGGTGTATATAAAGAAAAACTCATAGCTTTTTTAAATTCTAAAGAAGGTTTTTGTGAAGATTGCTTAAGAAGAAAGGACTTAAATCCTATTAGAGTGCTTGATTGCAAAAATGATCATTGTCAAAGTTTAATCGAAAATGCGCCAAAACTAAGTGAAAATTTATGCCCATGTTGCAAGAAAGATTATGAAAAATTACAAAAACTTTTAAAAGAAAATGATGTTGAGTTTGAATGTGATGAAAAATTAGTGCGTGGACTTGATTATTATTCTAAAAGTGCATTTGAGTTTGTTAGTGATGAAATCGGTGCAAAAGCTGCCGTAGCAGGTGGTGGAAGATATGATAGATTGATTGAATACTTAGATGGCAAAAGTGGCTATGGAGTGGGTTTTGCTATGGGTATAGAAAGGATTATGGCTATTTTAGAGCAAAAACAAAGTATAAAAGCAAGAGAAGGAATTTATCTTTGTGCTATGGATGAAGCTTATATAGATACTATTTTTAAACTAGCAAATACTTTAAGAAAAAAACATAAAGTATATTTAAGCTATGAAGCAAAAAAACTTGCAAAGCATTTAAACCAAGCAGATAATGCCAATGCTAAAATCTTTTTGTGTATAGGTGAAGATGAAATGCAAAAAGAAGAGATTTTTTATAAAAATTTAGAAAATAAAGATACTAAAAATATAAAATTAGCAAATTTGGAGAATGAGTTATGA
- the speA gene encoding biosynthetic arginine decarboxylase: MIDYGINIWGANNFIIENGKVCVNHGKKPAIIDIVNTLRDDGYKGPLLLRFPHLIHKQIEQIYNKFAKAKKEFNYKGSFNAVYPLKVNQYPGFVKNLVNLGKEYNYGLEAGSKAELLLAMAYNNEGAPITVNGFKDKELINMGFIACEMGHNITLTMEGLNELEAMIEIAKNRFKPKPNIGLRVRLHSAGVGIWAKSGGINSKFGLTSTELIEAVNLLKANKLLEQFTMIHFHLGSQINEIHPLKKALNEAGNIYTELRKMGAKNLKAINLGGGLAVEYSQFKNETSRNYTLSEYANDVVFILKSIAEQKKDLEPDIFIESGRFVAANHAVLVAPVLELFSQEYTESKLLLKDKNPKLIDELYDLYKNIKASNALEYLHDSIDHMESILTLFDLGYVDLQDRSNSEILVHLIMRKAISLVGDQADLSSLQNEVQEKYLVNFSVFQSLPDFWGLEQNFPIMPLDRLNKKPTRSASIWDITCDSDGEISYSKDNPLFLHDIDVEAEDYFLGFFLVGAYQEVLGMKHNLFTHPTEACISINEKGFEVESVLEAQSILDTLEDLDYDIHAIMDNINEKIYASKLVNENQKKHILGEIYLFLNDNGYLKSIGSK; the protein is encoded by the coding sequence ATGATTGATTATGGTATTAATATTTGGGGTGCAAATAATTTTATTATCGAAAATGGCAAAGTATGTGTAAATCATGGTAAAAAACCTGCCATTATAGATATAGTAAATACTTTGCGTGATGATGGTTATAAGGGGCCATTGTTGCTTCGTTTTCCTCATTTAATCCATAAGCAAATTGAGCAAATTTATAATAAATTTGCTAAAGCAAAAAAAGAATTTAACTATAAAGGCTCTTTTAATGCTGTATATCCTTTAAAAGTTAATCAATATCCGGGTTTTGTAAAAAATTTAGTCAATCTAGGCAAAGAATACAACTATGGTTTAGAAGCAGGAAGCAAGGCCGAGCTTTTACTAGCCATGGCTTATAATAATGAAGGCGCTCCTATAACAGTTAATGGCTTTAAAGATAAAGAACTCATAAATATGGGTTTTATAGCTTGTGAAATGGGACATAATATCACTTTAACTATGGAAGGGCTTAATGAGCTTGAAGCGATGATTGAAATTGCTAAAAATCGTTTTAAGCCAAAGCCAAATATAGGCTTAAGAGTGCGTTTGCATTCAGCTGGAGTAGGAATTTGGGCAAAAAGTGGTGGTATAAATTCAAAATTTGGTTTAACTTCTACTGAGCTTATAGAGGCTGTAAATCTTTTAAAAGCTAATAAGCTTTTAGAGCAATTTACTATGATACATTTTCATTTAGGCTCGCAAATAAATGAAATTCATCCTTTAAAAAAAGCCTTAAATGAAGCGGGTAATATCTACACTGAGCTTAGAAAAATGGGGGCAAAAAATTTAAAAGCTATTAATCTTGGTGGGGGGTTAGCGGTAGAATACTCTCAATTTAAAAACGAAACAAGTAGAAATTACACTTTAAGCGAATATGCAAACGATGTTGTGTTTATTTTAAAAAGTATAGCAGAACAAAAGAAAGATTTAGAGCCTGATATTTTTATAGAAAGTGGGCGTTTTGTAGCAGCTAATCATGCTGTTTTAGTAGCACCTGTTTTAGAACTTTTTTCCCAAGAATACACAGAAAGTAAGCTTTTATTAAAAGATAAAAATCCAAAACTTATCGATGAGCTTTATGATTTATATAAAAACATTAAAGCTTCTAATGCACTTGAGTATTTACATGATAGCATTGATCATATGGAGAGCATTTTAACCTTGTTTGATTTGGGTTATGTAGATTTGCAAGATCGCTCCAATAGTGAAATTTTAGTGCATTTGATTATGAGAAAAGCTATTTCTTTAGTGGGTGATCAAGCTGATTTATCAAGTTTGCAAAATGAAGTGCAAGAAAAATATTTGGTGAATTTTTCAGTATTTCAGTCTTTACCTGATTTTTGGGGTTTAGAGCAAAATTTTCCTATTATGCCGCTTGATAGACTCAATAAAAAGCCAACTAGAAGTGCAAGCATATGGGATATAACTTGCGATAGTGATGGAGAGATTTCTTATTCTAAAGATAATCCTTTATTTTTACATGATATTGATGTAGAAGCTGAAGATTATTTTTTGGGATTTTTCCTAGTGGGAGCTTATCAAGAAGTGCTTGGTATGAAGCATAATCTTTTTACACATCCAACCGAAGCTTGTATAAGTATAAATGAAAAGGGTTTTGAAGTAGAAAGCGTGCTAGAAGCTCAATCTATTTTAGATACCTTAGAAGATCTTGATTATGATATTCATGCAATTATGGATAATATTAATGAAAAAATTTATGCTTCAAAACTTGTAAATGAAAATCAAAAAAAGCATATTTTAGGTGAAATTTATTTGTTTTTAAATGATAATGGATATTTAAAAAGCATAGGTTCTAAATGA
- the cysE gene encoding serine O-acetyltransferase — protein MSIFKLIKEDFSMPKQKDPAYRSWVELVFNYPGVWAVVNYRFAHFFYQKGFKKIARIISGISQFFTGVDLHPGAHLGRRIFIDHASGVVVGETSIIGDDVLIYQGVTLGGTSLDKNAKRHPTIEDGVIIGSGAKILGNITIGKNAKIGSNAVVLKDVGSNLTAIGIPAYIKEHGRIDYEEKIAKLEARLAILEEKLNKEDK, from the coding sequence ATGAGTATTTTTAAACTAATCAAAGAAGATTTTTCTATGCCAAAACAAAAAGATCCTGCTTATAGATCTTGGGTGGAATTAGTTTTTAACTATCCTGGTGTTTGGGCTGTGGTAAATTATCGTTTTGCGCATTTTTTTTACCAAAAAGGTTTTAAAAAAATAGCAAGGATTATTAGTGGAATTTCACAATTTTTTACCGGAGTTGATTTGCACCCTGGTGCACATTTGGGTAGAAGAATATTTATAGATCATGCAAGTGGAGTTGTCGTTGGTGAGACTTCTATTATAGGTGATGATGTTTTGATTTATCAAGGTGTTACTTTGGGTGGAACAAGTTTGGATAAAAATGCCAAAAGGCATCCTACCATAGAAGATGGCGTGATTATAGGCTCTGGTGCTAAAATTTTAGGCAATATCACCATAGGTAAAAATGCTAAAATAGGCTCAAATGCAGTTGTATTGAAAGATGTTGGATCAAATTTAACTGCTATTGGTATACCTGCTTATATTAAAGAGCATGGCAGAATTGATTATGAAGAAAAAATCGCTAAATTAGAAGCAAGACTTGCTATTTTAGAAGAAAAGCTAAATAAAGAGGATAAATGA